The following coding sequences are from one Natrarchaeobaculum sulfurireducens window:
- a CDS encoding oxidoreductase encodes MATLEDPFEIGDVTVPNRLYRAPLLECAGNGPDAVETLIEELEPAAKSGVGLLFQGATIVQGEGGCAAPGMTRVHDPAFVSRLSRLTDRVHDHGSRIFIQLEHGGLRSMETWNAEYRRKHPELEQLAVSELPWQLRLFDRVGALSYDPHVLSTEEVYDLAADFGRSAAYAADAGYDGIHISGANMGIVQQFLSPFYNRRDDEFGGSPEARLEFLALVHDEIRDRAGDIPLVTKVPAETPAPPSPLVRRKLSLADGVEIARRLETIGYDAVVPVLTSVVWDMSIVRGEYPARAWENEALQEGYDAAFGGPVRKRLVALGNRVESLQYDFEPAWNEAFCRRVRDEVSIPVLAEGGIRERGQMDRLLGDGSSGTEPACDAVGLARPFYAEPRLGARLLHSSDDDPTVLCENCNNCTVPQATGAPGICRTPSVLRRRGVLEREGAYDQNRQ; translated from the coding sequence ATGGCCACCCTCGAGGACCCATTCGAGATCGGCGACGTGACGGTCCCGAACCGGCTCTACCGGGCACCGCTGCTCGAGTGTGCGGGCAACGGGCCGGACGCAGTCGAGACGCTGATCGAGGAACTCGAGCCCGCCGCCAAATCCGGCGTGGGACTGCTCTTTCAGGGCGCGACGATCGTCCAGGGCGAGGGCGGCTGTGCCGCACCGGGGATGACCCGCGTCCACGACCCCGCGTTCGTCTCGCGGCTGTCGCGGCTGACCGACCGGGTTCACGACCACGGGAGCCGCATCTTCATCCAGCTCGAACACGGCGGCCTGCGGAGCATGGAGACCTGGAACGCCGAGTACCGCCGCAAACACCCCGAACTCGAGCAACTCGCCGTCTCCGAACTCCCGTGGCAACTGCGACTGTTCGATCGCGTGGGAGCGCTCTCGTACGACCCCCACGTCCTCTCGACCGAGGAGGTGTACGATCTCGCAGCTGACTTCGGCCGCTCGGCCGCCTACGCCGCCGACGCCGGCTACGACGGGATCCACATCTCGGGGGCGAACATGGGGATCGTCCAGCAGTTCCTCTCGCCGTTTTACAACCGTCGCGACGACGAGTTCGGCGGCTCACCCGAGGCCCGCCTCGAGTTTCTCGCGCTCGTTCACGACGAGATCCGCGACCGGGCGGGGGACATCCCGCTCGTGACCAAAGTCCCCGCAGAGACCCCCGCGCCGCCGTCGCCGCTGGTACGGCGGAAGCTCTCGCTCGCCGACGGCGTCGAAATCGCCCGCCGCCTCGAGACGATCGGCTACGACGCCGTCGTCCCCGTCCTGACGTCGGTCGTCTGGGATATGAGCATCGTCCGTGGCGAGTACCCCGCTCGAGCCTGGGAGAACGAGGCGCTACAGGAGGGGTACGACGCGGCCTTCGGCGGCCCCGTTCGGAAACGACTCGTCGCCCTCGGCAATCGCGTGGAGTCGCTGCAGTACGACTTCGAACCGGCCTGGAACGAGGCGTTCTGTCGCCGAGTGAGAGACGAGGTGTCGATCCCCGTCCTGGCGGAGGGCGGGATCCGCGAGCGCGGGCAGATGGATCGGCTGCTTGGTGACGGCTCGAGCGGGACTGAACCGGCATGTGACGCCGTCGGGCTCGCCCGTCCGTTCTACGCGGAGCCACGGCTCGGTGCTCGGTTGTTGCACTCGAGCGACGACGACCCGACCGTCCTCTGTGAGAACTGCAACAACTGTACCGTCCCGCAGGCGACCGGCGCTCCCGGTATCTGTCGAACACCGAGCGTGTTACGACGGCGCGGTGTCCTCGAGCGTGAGGGAGCGTACGACCAAAATCGACAGTGA
- a CDS encoding DUF211 domain-containing protein → MAPITRLVLDVLKPHDPGVVDFTTELGDLEAVEAATATVVEVDETVKTLRVTLEGEALSIDAIREEIQDLSGSIHSIDQVACGSRAIDDPWLG, encoded by the coding sequence ATGGCTCCGATCACGCGACTCGTCCTCGACGTGTTGAAACCCCACGACCCCGGTGTCGTCGACTTTACGACGGAACTGGGCGACCTCGAGGCCGTCGAGGCGGCGACGGCGACGGTCGTCGAAGTCGACGAGACCGTCAAGACGCTGCGGGTAACGCTCGAGGGCGAGGCCCTCTCGATCGACGCGATCCGCGAGGAAATTCAGGACCTGAGCGGGTCGATTCACTCGATCGATCAGGTCGCCTGTGGCTCGCGTGCCATCGACGATCCCTGGCTCGGCTGA
- a CDS encoding VIT1/CCC1 transporter family protein: MGRRLARLRRVLEKEDVRSISRRYFIANGFDGTLTSIGVVVGAYLSGIDEGLTVVAIGLGAAVGLGTSGVWSVWEIERAQALAEQERIEQAMLTELEDTRVQREHRAAQIVHATASATGPILAILLTLSPLVLEGVVFTMAQSVLASIAVGVAILAAFGIYLASISKQRWYVAAVRMGLAGIVVAGINVFLPG; encoded by the coding sequence ATGGGTCGTCGACTCGCCCGGCTTCGTCGCGTCCTCGAGAAAGAGGACGTCCGCTCGATCTCGCGGCGGTACTTCATCGCCAACGGATTCGACGGGACGCTCACCAGCATCGGCGTCGTCGTCGGCGCGTATCTCTCCGGGATCGACGAGGGGCTCACCGTCGTCGCGATCGGCCTCGGGGCGGCCGTCGGGCTCGGTACCTCGGGCGTCTGGAGCGTCTGGGAGATCGAGCGCGCTCAGGCGCTGGCCGAACAGGAACGTATCGAGCAGGCGATGCTCACCGAACTCGAGGACACCCGCGTCCAGCGTGAACATCGCGCCGCCCAGATCGTCCACGCCACCGCGAGCGCAACCGGGCCGATCCTCGCCATCCTGTTGACGCTCTCGCCGCTGGTGCTCGAGGGCGTCGTCTTTACGATGGCCCAGTCGGTCCTGGCGTCGATCGCCGTCGGCGTCGCGATCCTGGCGGCGTTCGGGATCTATCTCGCGTCGATCTCGAAACAGCGCTGGTACGTTGCGGCCGTTCGCATGGGACTGGCCGGGATCGTCGTGGCGGGCATCAACGTCTTCTTACCCGGCTGA